In Comamonadaceae bacterium OS-1, a single window of DNA contains:
- the polA gene encoding DNA polymerase I, protein MTKKTLLLVDGSSYLYRAFFAGGETMSTTLPDGTVQKTGAIRIIINMMNSLRKEVRADYAVCVFDAKGPTFRDEWYPAYKATRSPMPDDLRTQIEPVHEVIRLMGWPVVAVPGVEADDVIGTLARMAGDQGIEVVVSSGDKDLSQLVNEHVTIIDTMNGKRRDVAGVTEEFGVPPSLMIDYQTLVGDTVDNVPGVPKVGPKTAAKWLMEYGSLDALMERATEIKGVAGENLRNAVDWLPQGRRLVTIKTDCELAGYIDGLPAMDSIAFTAHDTDALKAFYEKFGFKGLARNLDSAAAAEPAPTAEKTPKTQPSGPGLFDEPAAADATPTRTPGFETILTWEAFDTWLARLQAAELVALDTETNSIDEMVAEIVGISVCVTPGEAAYIPVAHNYPDAPTQLPRDEVLARLKPWLENPALPKLGQNIKYDRHVFANHGIEVQGYAHDTMLQSYVLEVHKPHGLSSLAERHLGRSGISFEDLCGKGVHQLTINQVDVEKASEYACEDADMTLAVHRVLWPQLQTVPALAFIYQLEIDSSEALYRIERNGVLIDAATLASQSHALGQRIVQLEAEAYEIAGQPFNLSSPKQLGEIFFDKLGMPVVKKTATGARSTDEEVLEKLAEDYPLPAKLLEHRSLSKLKGTYTDKLALLILPRSGRVHTHYAQAVAVTGRLSSNDPNLQNIPVRTPEGRRVREAFVAAPGNVIASADYSQIELRIMAHISGDVALLRAFTDGLDVHRATAAEVFGVTVEQVSSEQRRYAKVINFGLIYGMSAYGLAKNLGIDNTAAKNYIARYFDRYPGVKTYMEDTRALAKQQGYVETVFGRRLQLANIQTAKGAVLAGLERAAINAPMQGTAADLIKLSMVAVQKALDAEKRGTKMIMQVHDELVFEVPEAEVDWVRTEIPRLMAGVADLKVPLLAEVGVGPNWDKAH, encoded by the coding sequence ATGACAAAGAAAACCCTGCTGCTGGTCGATGGCTCCAGCTACCTGTACCGCGCCTTTTTTGCCGGTGGTGAAACCATGAGCACCACCTTGCCCGATGGCACGGTGCAAAAAACCGGTGCCATCCGCATCATCATCAACATGATGAACAGCCTGCGCAAAGAGGTGCGGGCCGACTACGCCGTGTGCGTGTTCGATGCCAAGGGCCCCACCTTCCGCGACGAGTGGTACCCCGCCTACAAGGCCACCCGCAGCCCCATGCCCGATGATTTGCGCACGCAGATCGAGCCGGTGCACGAGGTGATCCGCCTGATGGGCTGGCCGGTGGTGGCGGTGCCGGGGGTGGAAGCCGACGATGTGATCGGTACGCTGGCCCGGATGGCCGGCGACCAGGGCATTGAGGTGGTGGTGTCCAGCGGCGACAAGGACCTGAGCCAGCTGGTGAACGAACACGTCACCATCATCGACACCATGAACGGCAAGCGCCGCGACGTGGCCGGGGTGACCGAGGAATTCGGCGTGCCGCCCAGCCTGATGATTGACTACCAAACCCTGGTGGGCGACACCGTGGACAACGTGCCCGGCGTGCCCAAGGTCGGCCCCAAAACGGCCGCCAAGTGGCTGATGGAATACGGCTCGCTGGACGCGCTGATGGAGCGGGCCACCGAGATCAAGGGCGTGGCCGGGGAAAACCTGCGCAACGCCGTGGACTGGCTGCCGCAGGGCCGCCGCCTGGTCACCATCAAGACCGACTGCGAACTGGCGGGCTACATCGATGGCCTGCCTGCTATGGATTCGATAGCTTTCACCGCCCACGATACGGACGCTTTGAAGGCTTTTTATGAAAAGTTTGGCTTCAAGGGACTGGCCCGCAACCTGGACAGCGCCGCCGCCGCAGAACCTGCCCCCACGGCGGAGAAGACGCCCAAGACCCAGCCCTCCGGGCCCGGCCTGTTCGACGAACCCGCCGCTGCCGACGCCACCCCCACCCGCACGCCCGGGTTTGAGACCATCCTGACCTGGGAAGCTTTCGACACCTGGCTGGCCCGGCTGCAAGCCGCCGAGCTGGTGGCGCTGGACACCGAGACCAACTCCATCGACGAGATGGTGGCCGAGATCGTCGGCATCAGCGTCTGCGTGACCCCGGGCGAGGCCGCCTACATCCCGGTGGCGCACAACTACCCGGACGCGCCCACCCAGCTGCCGCGCGACGAGGTGCTGGCCCGGCTCAAGCCCTGGCTGGAAAACCCGGCCCTGCCCAAACTGGGCCAGAACATCAAATACGACCGCCATGTATTCGCCAACCACGGTATCGAGGTGCAGGGCTATGCGCACGACACCATGCTGCAAAGCTATGTGCTGGAAGTGCACAAACCCCATGGCCTGAGCAGCCTGGCGGAGCGCCACCTGGGCCGCAGTGGTATCAGCTTTGAAGACCTGTGCGGCAAGGGCGTGCACCAGCTCACCATCAACCAGGTGGATGTGGAGAAAGCGTCGGAGTACGCCTGCGAAGACGCGGACATGACCCTGGCGGTGCACCGCGTGCTCTGGCCGCAGCTGCAGACGGTGCCCGCCCTGGCCTTCATCTACCAGCTGGAGATTGACAGCAGCGAGGCCCTGTACCGCATCGAGCGCAACGGCGTGCTGATCGACGCGGCCACGCTGGCCAGCCAAAGCCACGCCCTGGGCCAGCGCATCGTGCAGCTGGAGGCCGAGGCCTACGAGATTGCGGGCCAGCCCTTCAACCTCAGCAGCCCCAAGCAACTGGGCGAAATCTTCTTCGACAAGCTGGGCATGCCGGTGGTCAAGAAAACCGCCACCGGCGCGCGCAGCACCGACGAAGAAGTGCTGGAAAAGCTGGCCGAAGACTACCCACTGCCCGCCAAGCTGCTGGAGCACCGCAGCCTGTCCAAGCTCAAAGGCACCTATACCGACAAGCTGGCTCTGCTGATCCTGCCGCGCAGCGGCCGGGTGCACACCCACTACGCCCAGGCCGTGGCCGTGACCGGGCGGCTCAGCAGCAACGACCCGAACCTGCAGAACATCCCCGTGCGCACCCCCGAGGGCCGCCGCGTGCGCGAAGCCTTTGTGGCCGCACCCGGTAACGTGATTGCCAGCGCCGACTACTCGCAGATCGAGCTGCGCATCATGGCCCACATCAGCGGCGACGTGGCCTTGTTGCGCGCCTTTACCGACGGGCTGGACGTGCACCGGGCCACCGCCGCCGAGGTGTTTGGTGTCACGGTAGAGCAGGTCAGCAGCGAGCAGCGCCGCTACGCCAAGGTGATCAACTTCGGCCTGATCTACGGCATGAGCGCCTACGGCCTGGCCAAGAACCTGGGCATCGACAACACCGCCGCCAAGAACTACATCGCCCGCTACTTCGACCGCTACCCGGGTGTCAAAACCTACATGGAAGACACCCGCGCCCTGGCCAAGCAGCAGGGCTACGTGGAAACCGTGTTTGGCCGCCGCCTGCAGCTGGCCAACATCCAGACCGCCAAAGGCGCGGTGCTGGCCGGCCTGGAGCGCGCCGCCATCAACGCCCCCATGCAGGGCACGGCGGCCGATCTCATCAAGCTCAGCATGGTGGCGGTGCAAAAGGCGCTGGATGCCGAAAAACGTGGCACCAAGATGATCATGCAGGTGCACGATGAACTGGTATTCGAAGTGCCCGAGGCCGAGGTGGACTGGGTGCGTACCGAGATCCCGCGCCTGATGGCCGG